A window of Blastocatellia bacterium genomic DNA:
TAGCAAATACTAAATGCTGTGTTTCTAAAATATAAAGCAATTCATTTAGCCAATCAAAAAATAAATATTGATAGTCTGTGCCATCTATTTGAATTTCAAGGGTTTCTTTAGGTGATATTTGATCAACATTTTCCACTACTAAAGAAAACATACCTAATGCTGCTTCAGCAAATAATGTATTAATATCTTTAGCTTTAACACGTAATCCTAAATCTGCTGTGTGTTCAAAAATTTCATACATA
This region includes:
- a CDS encoding archease, with product MYEIFEHTADLGLRVKAKDINTLFAEAALGMFSLVVENVDQISPKETLEIQIDGTDYQYLFFDWLNELLYILETQHLVFAKFTVNITDKGLRASIAGEKIDPSRHILDHEVKAITYHALQVAKVENGWLAEVILDI